A genome region from Carassius carassius chromosome 23, fCarCar2.1, whole genome shotgun sequence includes the following:
- the LOC132101729 gene encoding zinc finger homeobox protein 3-like → MCSVVQKMECCDSVSSNGASGPHTQQPPGLCRPLAPSPLLLARDQAIHRSTTTLSLQGGLVGQAEEERLAGRHEEKVREKQVNECSTREMLKDAAEREKAVEEEECDVERPIGEILYQPDGSAYVMESKLTSGVPSSSLGAPTSIVRTCYISSSQSPTPQIFRVFQLHNPDDSDSLALVTCQSKDSAPDMAGSSETGVTCSSLTKPILMCFLCRLSFGCTRSFRAHACQQHNVNFDDEEQHLLSLKHTSAILQPASPGNLPLLCFLEPKRNCESVVPLNLASLTSGNSTEDTVRRKQNEEPLTSKPGLPLLPSPPRTSPATSVPSPAKDPSTMGREGTQRGKEDEIRKNGGSSEGGERRLCLEVGSTVDNSAHSISSSSGQEHITEAALSNQSISKPPNSVTIATSFMNNTKTLTDSESECGTSFNCHDPAPASLVVVNPSTVTTTEQLANQESATATEPNDQLENGSAIAMEPTTRLSEEDRNPVTHSDLLNNHSHSTSPALSPTLQQTSQPILEEGHSDTASRGRLVVSGDGGFIAAGDDVQGSSFTFGVQASLVHTRNSCKTLKCPKCNWHYKYQQTLEAHMKEKHQESEFEQCPYCSSGQSHPRLARGETYSCGYKPFRCQVCQYSTTTKGNLSIHMQSDKHLNNMQSLQTQSHVHTPASQPNPLTHSHPTLIPPTQASSPSPSKLRGHASWRCEVCDYETNVARNLRIHMTSEKHTHNVLLLQQNLAHMQRHSKHNATELYRHCQPQSKLPDAITPLPCNETSSQKLFDCILCGRFSCDTLEELSQHLSMQRLLPNSYWKSTTGDTHHCRLCHYATPLRANFQLHCQTDKHVQRYQLAAHLREASSQHGNTEEEEEEEWRLRCVAAGSQVQLRCNACDYEASSLEKLKLHTMNSRHETSLKLYKYLQKLDGVESEDVWLHCVLCDFSTQNSLSLVQHSHSLSHQRGEGLLRLQRIQKGQQDEEELGAIFTIRKSPAQENGDKNGMDSPTEATANQEDRNKHGDQTDKKSEGFIQMETEQNESSSSPKHPSSGSDESVEPSPCKRPRIQEEMWHCPFCRFRHTDIERLRSHVMNQHAVQPAVRCPLCQDTLHSIALLRTHLTHLHSVTADCTQKLINTVIASDVLPEKMFLSVHNSDTQPINSNETKRLDEISIDAEPERGTTPHLETAKIYKQPSEDAESTKENNAALPCWQKGCNKVFTSSSALQTHFNQLHSQKSQTAISDRHIYKYRCNQCSLAFKTPEKLQLHSQYHAIRAATMCCLCQRSFRTMQALRKHLETSHLELSETQIQQLYGSLMMNSETLISGDLTFGEEEGLPEETGMKDDEECDLEEKLIPTDNDSSLVKDNVECDSKQPVFPIRKGPNITMEKFLDPSRPFKCTVCKESFTQKNILLVHYNSVSHLHKLKRSLQDTTTGLQEPVINADHKPFKCGICNVAYSQSSTLEIHMRSVLHQTKARASKVDSSTSSTEYLGPLPGKALSNTSGTMKPATSLNNAGLSHQQNTELNANPETSHPSTSDMMNKLVNMIDSATKQQQMSLQQQQQQLAQAQAHLQQELQKKAALLQSHLFNPALLHHFPMATEALLPVQQQQQLLLPFLIPGGEFHMNPEVNLKGSGLSVSTLKPTVNEETAESAKKDVPKKISKQKLNEDFSIQPEMDEQKLTNNRPCEKDTNGQKSNEESKEIDNVGTNEKTHDHKPQENEDINKEMSTSEKISDEFLPPRIAHDAPGNASKALLVNIGFELVMQYNENKERYQKNLTEPIAYGGDVSDTKEVGLSEDMEKLECGSCGKLFSNALILKSHKEQIHHSIFPIKSLEKFANDYREQYDKLFPLRPATPEASPDSSPSPSPPAIPNSSVQQPQQPVQPIIPASTISATPSTVSIPQVKAPLPQIPLPMELPLFPPLLMPPIALQAITPQVSVHLPPVEAGLTPDLTQLYQQQLTPAMLQQQSKRPRTRITDDQLRILRQYFDINNSPNEDQIHEMANKSGLPHKVIKHWFRNTLFKERQRNKDSPYNFSNPPITTLDDVNVDSRPPSPEPTRQEIYGSKRSSRTRFTDYQLRVLQDFFDANAYPKDDEFEQLSNLLNLSTRVIVVWFQNARQKARKNYENQGEGGRDSERRDLSNDRYFCTSKNYFQCKKCNIVFQRIFDLIIHQKKQCYKDEEEEMRNDLNETTMDFKTECHSPISGPSCFTQATSCSSPSSSSVSSTNVKSTDSEHMHTTSLTGELKQTNESSSDSKLAVSINSEFEELKNRAQQPKPLCEENQNESTEVPSHPSPKQQQISCTSETNSAPSQSSQTIFSPLEIPSTEQQQPQKPAQDMSPYHCIQCKLSFPSFEHWQEHQQIHFLTQSYFPTSPFIDRPVDMPLMLFDPANPLLARHLLSGTISQIVTNPPAVTTNPDSTINSLKRKLEEKAGSSSIENDWENNGEEPQRDKRMRTTITPEQLEVLYQKYLLDSNPTRKMLDHISSEVGLKKRVVQVWFQNTRARERKGQFRALGPSQIHRRCPFCRALFKAQTALAAHIRSRHWHEAKNAGYSMAMPNITQDQESSQIKSDLFDFTNYSQFLNSTDDVDSPASKHIDLSSHQQRLSPKPIKGEGMEDFEIPSVSVYQNLEQSKLNNCDTNTNMAHGHTTNEGNDSLEAKLGSIDHMSPSTEREASSESDEKMSSGLVSPAMSFNAKDFDNELVLDYSENSSLADPASPCPGSSYSQSFDNDRHSQKRYRTQMTNLQVKVLKACFSDYKTPTMLECEALGNDIGLAKRVVQVWFQNARAKEKKAKLSLAKQFGTESTSIDRPKTECTLCSVKYSGCLSIRDHVFSQQHLAKVKEALGGQMERDKEYLSSVSTHQLIMQQEVDNLKKTSDVLGIVQPQAILSSVGCNQTSLHCLSQSPMYLGLQAQTAASIPGGSSTMTEDFSSIKTGTSDPPVNELTCKPTMMPSSAISAMDDKYVVSTTNTVLTPKTTEQELQFPKENDTESNRIPTNKLGSTPLGNGTPANSCRSKEKSDTSRPTVCTPSKGREYAMDQSQLQALHAAMKTDQVSLLPSHLLPCLMPGFPPLFSPHIPTPMPGGLLQPMFGMDSMFPYGPVLPQALMGLSPGSILQQYQQNLQGALMQQRLQLQQKQLVQLTEKPKSSPISARLNAEDTITSKHDKKQGTPIGTDSPSINSVNAKQPEVDSNLLLSHCIVSKTECRAEVKDSHLYDCLACEVSLTGNAELIKHLEYPQHRQRVAEKLNAKEHASPLLPHISPSSTSQSSPSSKQRSSTTAQSSLGTPTVTSIPNPTNSDQPDRHLQSLPLTSALPELSQSSPVSPSHHVLSPSNVTSSLTSHAKTCHIKPMDFVDGRCNSNESEEGQDLT, encoded by the exons ATGTGCTCAGTAGTTCAGAAGATGGAGTGTTGTGACTCTGTCTCCAGCAATGGAGCCTCTGGCCCCCACACACAACAGCCTCCTGGGCTCTGCAGACCACTGGCCCCCAGTCCACTCCTACTGGCCAGAGATCAAGCCATTCATCGGAGCACAACAACTCTGTCCTTGCAGGGTGGACTAGTGGGGCAGGCTGAGGAGGAGAGACTTGCAGGGAGACATGAAGAAAAGGTTAGGGAAAAACAGGTTAACGAATGTTCAACCAGAGAGATGTTAAAAGATGCAGCGGAGAGGGAGAAGGCAGTTGAAGAGGAAGAATGTGATGTGGAGAGGCCTATTGGAGAGATCCTGTACCAGCCTGATGGGTCTGCCTATGTGATGGAGAGTAAACTTACAAGTGGTGTGCCCTCCTCCTCGTTAGGGGCCCCTACCTCCATTGTTAGAACCTGTTACATTTCTTCATCTCAAAGCCCCACTCCACAAATTTTTCGTGTCTTCCAATTGCATAACCCTGATGACAGTGATAGTCTAGCTCTGGTGACCTGCCAATCCAAAGATAGTGCTCCTGACATGGCAGGATCATCAGAGACAGGAGTGACATGTTCCAGTCTAACCAAACCCATCCTGATGTGCTTTCTGTGTCGGCTGTCCTTTGGCTGTACACGCTCATTTAGGGCTCATGCTTGTCAGCAACACAATGTCAACTTTGACGATGAAGAACAACATCTGCTGTCTTTAAAACACACCTCTGCCATTTTACAGCCTGCCAGCCCAGGCAATCTGCCACTCCTCTGTTTCCTAGAACCAAAAAGGAATTGTGAGTCTGTGGTACCACTGAACTTGGCATCTCTGACCTCTGGGAACAGCACAGAGGACACGGTAAGACGGAAACAGAATGAAGAACCTCTGACCTCTAAGCCAGGACTCCCTCTCCTGCCCTCTCCACCCAGAACCTCCCCTGCTACCTCAGTACCAAGCCCTGCCAAAGACCCTTCAACCATGGGAAGAGAGGGCACACAAAGAGGCAAGGAGGATGAGATAAGAAAGAATGGAGGAAGTAGTGAGGGAGGAGAGAGGAGATTGTGTTTAGAGGTAGGCAGCACAGTAGATAACAGTGCTCACAGTATTAGCAGCAGTAGCGGACAAGAGCACATTACTGAAGCTGCTCTGTCAAACCAAAGCATTTCAAAACCTCCAAACTCTGTAACAATAGCAACCAGCTTTATGAACAACACCAAAACCCTTACAGACTCTGAGTCAGAGTGTGGAACAAGCTTTAACTGCCACGACCCTGCACCTGCTTCTCTTGTTGTGGTAAACCCATCCACTGTCACTACTACAGAACAACTTGCCAACCAAGAGAGTGCCACAGCAACCGAACCAAATGACCAGTTAGAGAATGGTAGCGCCATAGCAATGGAACCAACCACCAGGTTGTCTGAAGAGGACAGAAATCCTGTGACTCATTCTGACCTGCTCAATAATCATAGCCATTCCACTTCCCCTGCACTCAGTCCAACCTTACAACAGACTAGTCAGCCTATTCTTGAAGAAGGACACTCAGACACAGCCTCTAGAGGAAGGTTGGTGGTGTCCGGTGATGGAGGCTTCATTGCAGCCGGAGACGATGTCCAAGGATCATCTTTCACTTTTGGTGTTCAGGCCTCTCTGGTACACACCAGAAACTCCTGCAAGACATTGAAGTGTCCGAAATGCAACTGGCACTACAAGTACCAGCAAACTCTTGAGGCCCACATGAAGGAGAAGCACCAAGAGTCGGAGTTCGAACAGTGCCCATATTGCAGCAGTGGGCAGAGTCACCCACGCCTAGCAAGAGGCGAGACGTATTCTTGCGGATACAAGCCCTTCCGCTGCCAGGTTTGCCAATACTCCACCACCACTAAGGGCAACTTGAGTATCCACATGCAATCGGACAAACACCTCAACAACATGCAGAGCCTGCAGACGCAGTCACATGTGCACACCCCAGCATCCCAGCCCAATCCTTTAACCCATTCACATCCTACTCTCATTCCCCCCACCCAAGCCAGCTCCCCCTCTCCATCTAAGCTCCGGGGACATGCATCGTGGCGGTGCGAAGTCTGTGACTATGAAACCAATGTGGCACGGAACCTCCGAATCCACATGACCAGTGAAAAGCACACGCACAACGTGCTTCTACTGCAGCAGAACCTAGCACACATGCAACGTCATAGTAAGCACAATGCCACCGAGCTTTACCGCCACTGCCAACCTCAGAGTAAACTGCCCGATGCCATCACTCCCCTGCCCTGCAATGAAACCTCTTCACAGAAACTCTTTGATTGCATTTTATGTGGCCGCTTTTCTTGTGACACTCTCGAGGAACTAAGTCAACACCTGAGCATGCAGAGGTTATTACCCAATTCCTACTGGAAGAGCACAACAGGAGACACCCATCATTGTCGCCTTTGCCATTACGCCACGCCTCTGCGAGCTAACTTCCAACTGCACTGCCAGACAGACAAACACGTACAGCGCTACCAGCTAGCCGCACACCTTCGAGAGGCCAGTAGTCAACATGGAAacacagaggaggaggaggaagaagagtgGCGTCTTAGGTGTGTTGCTGCAGGAAGTCAGGTGCAACTCAGATGCAATGCTTGTGACTACGAGGCTAGCAGCTTGGAGAAATTGAAGCTACACACCATGAACTCCAGACATGAGACCAGCCTAAAACTATATAAG TATTTGCAGAAGCTGGACGGAGTGGAGTCTGAAGATGTCTGGCTGCACTGTGTGCTGTGTGATTTCTCCACTCAGAACAGCCTTTCTTTAGTGCAGCACTCCCATTCATTGAGCCACCAGAGAGGGGAGGGGCTGCTCAGACTGCAGCGAATCCAGAAGGGTCAGCAGGATGAGGAGGAGCTTGGTGCCATCTTTACAATCCGAAAAAGCCCTGCTCAAGAAAATG GAGATAAGAATGGGATGGACTCTCCCACTGAGGCTACGGCTAACCAGGAAGACAGAAATAAACATGGAGACCAGACAGATAAAAAATCAG AGGGATTTATTCAAATGGAAACGGAGCAAAATGAGTCGTCTTCCAGTCCTAAGCATCCCTCATCTGGATCTGATGAGTCAGTTGAGCCTTCTCCCTGCAAACGGCCACGAATACAGGAAGAG ATGTGGCATTGTCCATTCTGTCGGTTCCGTCATACTGATATTGAGCGTCTAAGGAGTCATGTGATGAACCAGCATGCAGTTCAGCCTGCTGTCCGCTGCCCATTGTGCCAAGACACACTGCACAGTATTGCCCTCTTGCGTACCCACCTCACACATCTGCACAGTGTCACTGCAGACTGCACTCAGAAGCTCATCAACACG GTGATTGCTTCAGACGTGCTGCCAGaaaagatgtttttatcagtgcACAACTCGGATACACAGCCGATAAATTCTAATGAAACAAAGAGACTGGATG aaatttcAATCGATGCTGAACCTGAGCGAGGTACAACACCTCACTTGGAGACAGCAAAAATCTATAAACAACCATCAGAAGATGCGGAATCCACAAAGGAGAACAATGCTGCTTTACCTTGTTGGCAGAAAGGCTGTAACAAAGTCTTTACATCCTCAAGTGCACTCCAGACACACTTCAACCAGCTCCATAGCCAGAAATCTCAAACAGCAATATCTGATCGACATATTTACAAGTACCGGTGCAATCAATGCAGCCTAGCATTCAAAACCCCTGAAAAGCTGCAGCTGCATTCTCAGTACCATGCTATCAGAGCTGCGACCATGTGCTGCCTTTGTCAACGCAGTTTTCGTACAATGCAGGCCCTTCGGAAACACCTTGAGACAAGCCACCTGGAGTTAAGTGAAACCCAGATACAGCAGCTTTATGGTAGTTTAATGATGAATAGTGAGACCCTGATCTCCGGAGACCTAACTTTTGGTGAAGAGGAGGGATTGCCTGAAGAGACTGGAATGAAAGATGATGAAGAATGTGATTTAGAAGAAAAACTAATTCCTACAGACAATGATTCAAGTTTGGTTAAAGATAATGTTGAATGTGACTCTAAGCAGCCTGTTTTTCCTATTAGAAAAGGTCCAAATATCACAATGGAGAAATTTCTGGATCCATCAAGGCCTTTCAAATGTACGGTTTGCAAGGAATCTTTCACCCAGAAGAATATTCTCTTGGTTCACTACAACTCAGTGTCACACTTACACAAACTTAAACGATCTCTGCAGGACACAACAACTGGCTTGCAAGAGCCTGTCATCAATGCAGACCACAAACCATTTAAATGTGGTATTTGCAATGTAGCATATAGTCAGAGTTCAACCTTAGAGATTCATATGCGCTCTGTATTGCACCAGACCAAAGCTCGTGCATCCAAGGTTGATTCATCCACTTCTAGTACTGAATATCTTGGCCCTCTCCCAGGCAAGGCATTGTCCAACACTTCTGGAACCATGAAGCCTGCTACTTCCTTGAACAATGCTGGTCTAAGCCACCAACAAAACACTGAACTCAATGCAAACCCAGAAACCAGTCATCCTTCGACATCTGACATGATGAATAAGTTGGTAAACATGATTGATTCAGCTACTAAGCAACAACAGATGTcattacaacaacaacagcagcagttaGCCCAGGCTCAAGCCCATCTCCAACAAGAGCTCCAAAAGAAGGCTGCTCTTCTTCAGTCCCATTTATTCAATCCTGCACTTTTACACCATTTTCCTATGGCAACAGAGGCCCTTCTTCCAGTGCAGCAGCAACAGCAATTGCTTCTTCCTTTTCTTATTCCAGGAGGAGAATTCCACATGAATCCAGAGGTAAACCTTAAAGGCTCTGGGCTAAGCGTAAGCACATTAAAACCTACTGTAAATGAGGAAACTGCTGAGTCTGCCAAAAAAGATGTCCCAAAAAAAATTTCTAAACAGAAACTAAATGAAGATTTTTCAATTCAGCCTGAAATGGATGAACAGAAACTGACCAATAATCGACCATGTGAGAAGGACACAAATGGACAGAAGAGTAATGAAGAATCAAAGGAAATTGATAATGTAGGCACCAATGAAAAAACACATGATCATAAACCTCAAGAAAATGAAGACATAAACAAAGAGATGTCAACCAGTGAGAAGATTTCTGATGAGTTTCTTCCACCCAGAATAGCCCATGATGCACCCGGGAATGCTTCAAAGGCTTTGCTTGTAAACATTGGTTTTGAGTTAGTCATGCAATACAATGAAAATAAGGAGAGATATcagaaaaatcttactgaacctaTAGCATATGGTGGGGATGTGTCTGACACTAAAGAGGTGGGTCTTTCGGAAGATATGGAGAAGCTAGAGTGTGGGTCTTGTGGGAAGCTTTTTTCAAATGCACTGATACTAAAGAGCCATAAAGAGCAGATTCATCATTCCATATTTCCGATCAAGTCATTGGAGAAATTTGCCAATGACTACAGGGAGCAATACGACAAACTCTTCCCATTGAGACCTGCAACTCCAGAGGCTTCTCCTGACTCATCGCCGTCTCCTTCCCCTCCTGCGATTCCTAATTCTTCAGTGCAGCAGCCACAACAACCAGTGCAACCAATTATTCCTGCCTCTACAATCAGTGCTACTCCTTCCACTGTCTCCATCCCTCAAGTTAAAGCTCCATTACCTCAAATTCCCTTACCCATGGAACTGCCACTCTTTCCCCCACTCCTTATGCCTCCCATAGCTTTGCAAGCTATAACTCCTCAGGTCTCCGTACATCTGCCCCCAGTGGAGGCTGGATTGACTCCTGATTTGACGCAGCTTTATCAACAGCAGTTGACTCCAGCCATGTTACAGCAACAAAGTAAACGACCTCGAACCAGAATCACAGATGACCAGCTTAGAATCCTCCGTCAGTATTTTGATATCAATAATTCTCCAAATGAGGACCAAATTCATGAGATGGCCAACAAATCTGGTTTGCCACATAAAGTTATAAAGCACTGGTTTCGGAACACTCTATTCAAAGAGCGCCAACGCAACAAGGATTCTCCGTATAACTTTAGTAACCCTCCCATCACGACACTGGATGATGTAAATGTGGATTCTAGACCACCCTCTCCTGAACCAACAAGACAAGAGATTTATGGGAGTAAGAGGTCCTCAAGAACCAGGTTTACTGACTACCAGCTAAGAGTATTGCAGGATTTTTTTGATGCCAATGCATACCCCAAAGATGATGAGTTTGAGCAACTGTCTAACCTCCTTAATCTTTCTACCCGTGTGATTGTAGTATGGTTTCAAAATGCCAGACAAAAAGCTCGGAAAAATTATGAGAACcaaggagagggagggagggatagTGAACGTCGAGACCTATCTAATGACCGCTACTTCTGTACTTCCAAAAACTATTTCCAATGTAAGAAATGCAACATAGTCTTTCAACGCATTTTTGATCTTATCATTCACCAAAAAAAGCAGTGTTAcaaagatgaggaggaggaaatGCGGAATGATCTGAATGAAACCACAATGGATTTTAAGACTGAGTGTCATAGTCCAATATCTGGACCCTCTTGTTTTACACAAGCAACTTCTTGCTCAAGCCCCTCCAGTTCCTCTGTGTCTAGTACTAATGTGAAATCCACTGATTCTGAGCATATGCACACAACAAGTCTCACTGGAGAgcttaaacaaacaaatgaatcatCCTCTGACTCCAAACTGGCTGTTAGTATCAACTCTGAGTTTGAGGAATTAAAGAATAGAGCGCAGCAGCCAAAGCCTCTATGTGAAGAGAACCAAAATGAAAGCACAGAGGTTCCCTCTCACCCATCTCCTAAACAACAACAGATTTCTTGCACATCCGAAACAAACTCAGCTCCATCACAGAGCTCCCAAACTATTTTTAGTCCTTTAGAAATTCCTTCAACTGAGCAACAACAGCCACAGAAACCGGCCCAGGATATGAGCCCTTACCACTGCATCCAGTGTAAATTGAGCTTCCCCTCATTTGAACATTGGCAAGAGCACCAGCAAATCCACTTTCTTACCCAAAGTTACTTTCCCACCTCACCGTTCATAGATCGTCCTGTAGACATGCCTCTAATGCTGTTTGATCCTGCTAATCCTCTACTTGCAAGGCATCTGCTTTCAGGAACAATTTCCCAGATAGTTACAAATCCACCTGCAGTGACCACAAATCCTGATTCAACCATAAACTCTCTGAAGAGGAAACTCGAAGAGAAAGCAGGATCCAGTTCTATTGAAAATGATTGGGAAAACAATGGGGAGGAACCCCAGCGAGACAAACGTATGAGGACCACTATAACACCAGAGCAGCTGGAAGTTTTATACCAGAAATATCTTTTGGACTCCAATCCAACACGCAAGATGCTTGATCATATCTCCAGCGAGGTTGGTCTGAAGAAAAGAGTGGTTCAAGTCTGGTTCCAGAACACCCGAGCTCGAGAAAGGAAAGGCCAGTTTCGGGCACTGGGTCCATCTCAAATCCACCGTCGCTGCCCATTCTGTCGAGCTCTCTTTAAAGCACAGACTGCTCTTGCTGCCCACATACGTTCACGTCACTGGCATGAAGCAAAGAATGCAGGCTATAGTATGGCAATGCCTAATATTACTCAAGATCAGGAAAGTTCTCAAATCAAATCTGATCTCTTTGATTTCACCAATTATTCTCAGTTTTTGAACTCCACTGATGATGTTGACTCTCCAGCATCCAAACACATTGACCTGTCTTCACATCAGCAGCGTCTGAGCCCAAAACCTATTAAAGGTGAAGGTATGGAAGATTTTGAGATTCCTTCTGTGTCAGTTTATCAGAATCTTGAACAAAGCAAGCTGAATAACTGTGACACTAACACAAACATGGCCCATGGCCATACAACTAATGAAGGAAATGACTCTCTAGAGGCTAAACTTGGCAGTATTGACCACATGTCTCCCAGCACTGAAAGAGAGGCTTCTTCTGAAAGTGATGAAAAGATGTCTTCTGGATTGGTTAGCCCTGCAATGAGCTTTAATGCTAAAGATTTTGATAATGAGTTAGTCTTAGATTACAGTGAAAATTCCAGCCTGGCTGATCCAGCTTCACCATGCCCTGGTAGCTCTTACAGTCAGAGCTTTGATAATGACAGACACAGTCAAAAACGCTACCGCACTCAAATGACCAACCTTCAGGTAAAAGTGCTCAAAGCGTGCTTTAGTGACTATAAAACCCCAACGATGCTTGAATGTGAAGCCTTGGGCAATGACATTGGACTTGCCAAGAGGGTTGTTCAGGTGTGGTTTCAGAATGCTCGTGCCAAGGAGAAAAAGGCCAAGCTTAGCCTTGCAAAGCAATTTGGCACAGAGAGTACTTCTATTGATAGACCTAAGACAGAGTGCACTCTTTGCTCTGTTAAATACAGCGGCTGCTTGTCTATTCGTGACCATGTCTTCTCCCAGCAACATCTTGCTAAAGTTAAGGAGGCCCTGGGTGGCCAGATGGAGAGGGACAAGGAATATTTGAGTTCAGTATCTACTCATCAGCTAATAATGCAACAAGAAGTGGATAATCTAAAAAAGACAAGTGATGTTCTGGGAATTGTCCAACCACAAGCTATACTGAGCTCAGTGGGCTGTAACCAAACTTCTCTTCACTGTCTGAGCCAGTCTCCAATGTACTTAGGTCTGCAGGCGCAGACCGCTGCAAGCATACCAGGTGGTAGCAGCACAATGACTGAGGATTTTTCTTCCATAAAAACAG gtACAAGTGACCCTCCTGTAAATGAGCTGACCTGCAAGCCAACCATGATGCCCTCTTCTGCCATATCAGCTATGGATGACAAATATGTAGTTAGCACAACCAACACTGTCTTGACCCCAAAGACCACAGAACAAGAACTCCAGTTCCCCAAAGAAAATGACACAGAGAGTAACAGGATTCCCACAAACAAGCTTGGCAGTACTCCATTGGGAAATGGTACTCCTGCAAATTCTTGCAGAAGTAAAGAGAAGTCGGACACTTCCAGACCAACAGTATGTACTCCAAGTAAAGGAAGAGAGTATGCCATGGACCAAAGTCAGCTACAAGCTCTCCATGCAGCAATGAAAACTGACCAAGTATCTCTACTCCCTAGTCATCTCCTGCCCTGTCTGATGCCTGGTTTCCCTCCACTTTTTTCTCCCCATATTCCCACACCTATGCCTGGAGGCCTCCTGCAGCCCATGTTTGGCATGGATAGCATGTTTCCATATGGTCCAGTCTTGCCACAGGCTCTAATGGGGCTGTCCCCGGGCTCCATTCTCCAGCAATATCAACAAAATCTGCAGGGTGCACTGATGCAACAAAGACTGCAGCTGCAACAGAAACAATTAGTGCAGCTAACAGAGAAGCCAAAATCTAGCCCAATCTCTGCTCGCCTCAATGCAGAGGACACCATTACATCCAAACATGACAAGAAGCAAGGCACACCCATTGGCACAGATTCCCCCTCCATAAACTCTGTCAATGCTAAGCAGCCAGAAGTGGACAGTAACCTACTTCTAAGCCACTGTATTGTCTCCAAAACAGAGTGTAGAGCGGAAGTCAAGGATAGTCACCTTTATGACTGTCTCGCCTGTGAGGTATCTCTTACTGGGAATGCAGAGCTCATCAAACATCTGGAGTACCCTCAGCATAGACAAAGAGTGGCAGAGAAACTGAATGCCAAAGAGCATGCTTCTCCTCTTTTACCTCACATCAGTCCCTCATCTACCTCTCAGTCAAGCCCATCCAGTAAACAGAGATCTTCTACAACTGCCCAGTCTTCTTTAGGGACTCCTACAGTAACCTCCATCCCTAACCCAACCAACTCTGACCAGCCCGATAGACATCTCCAAAGCTTGCCACTGACTTCAGCTTTACCTGAGCTTTCCCAAAGCTCACCGGTTTCTCCCTCACATCATGTTCTTTCGCCTTCAAATGTTACCTCAAGCCTGACAAGCCATGCAAAGACTTGTCACATAAAACCAATGGACTTTGTGGATGGGCGTTGCAACAGCAATGAGTCAGAGGAGGGGCAAGACTTGACATAA